The Candidatus Glassbacteria bacterium genomic interval AAACCACCCTGGGAGGAGTACTGTTACTGCCCACCCGGTTCATCGAGCGCAAGCAGCTCCCCGCGCAAGACCGTTACCGCTTTGCCGGTGAGAAACACCCGTTCGCCGGAGGGGATAACGTGCAATTCACCGCCGCGGGCGGAGGCCTGCAGGGCGAACATCCTGTCCTTGCCCAGTTTCTGCTGCCAGTACGGTCCCAGCGTGCAGTGGGACGAACCGGTCACCGGGTCCTCGTCGATACCGAGCCCCGGCGCGAAAAACCGCGACACGAAATCGTAGCCGGAACTCGAGGCGCGCGCGGTAACTATCACCCCCCGTGCGCCGAACTCCGCCAGCCGCTGGAAATTGGGCTTGAGCTTGACTAGCGTGTCCTCGGAATTTACCTCGACCAGGTAGTCGGCCTCGCTCTTGCCGATGAACACCGGTTTGGCGATTCCCAGCGCGACGCACAATCCGCCGGGGTCGGAAC includes:
- a CDS encoding PhzF family phenazine biosynthesis protein; its protein translation is MSDGLLLFQVDAFTSAAYAGNPAAVCILEQEMSGEWMQAVSAEMNLSETAFLLLREKGYNLRWFTPVSEVDLCGHATLASAHVLWGENLLDHKTKARFFTRSGPLFAKFDPPWIELDFPAQPAGKCSDPGGLCVALGIAKPVFIGKSEADYLVEVNSEDTLVKLKPNFQRLAEFGARGVIVTARASSSGYDFVSRFFAPGLGIDEDPVTGSSHCTLGPYWQQKLGKDRMFALQASARGGELHVIPSGERVFLTGKAVTVLRGELLALDEPGGQ